The Synchiropus splendidus isolate RoL2022-P1 chromosome 5, RoL_Sspl_1.0, whole genome shotgun sequence DNA window GTCTGAGGGACATAAGCGGAACAGACTCTTACAGACGTCAAACCGTCTGGCGTGACCTTTCGACATACCCATGAAAGAGACTCATTGTCTCATTCAGTGAGTGAAAAGAATCGGTTAATACACAACTGGATACATATgagactagtgatgggcagatgaggcttcatgaaacagtgccttcattttcacaacccaattgatggcactctctgccagatctttggatttgaacacccatttcactgaaacatcATACCATTTTCATAACAAGAGCtgcacctactgagctctgaaaatggggacactgtttcatgaagcctcatgaacccgCGAGTCTCTGTTTTTGGCTTCCTGGTCTCTTCTCCCTCGCTGTAGGCATGAATGAAGTTGAAACAGCAATTGAGAAGttacagatgaggaagaggcaaagcttaaaaaaaatcttccatttttaaagaaaatatggCAAGAGATCTTCTACCTTTGTGTAGAGGAACAGCTGCCCTCCATACAATATGGGGGGGTGACATTATGCTACAGAGAAGAATGAAATTTAGAGGACCACAACATGACAGTAAAGACCACAGGAGAAGAATCGTAAATGAGAAGGTGAGTGAAGATGGACATCTTGAAGGAGATGATAGTGAAGGACACTGAGGAAAACCACGATGAAGAATGACACAAGGACACAGCAGGAGAACAATTGAGCCAAGACACTGAGATAAAAGAGCCAGGAACACGTCTTGAAACAGTTGGAATGACTTTGAATGCAGAGATGATGAAGCAGTGTTGAAGGCGACAGTGAAGACCACTGACCTCTTTGGCTTCATTCTGCAGCCTCATGTTCTCTGCGATGTATTTCACGCTCTCGATGGCGTCCCTGACCTCCGGGGAAAGTGGCAGCAGAGTCATCAGTCCTCCATTCAGAGACTCTGAGCTAGAGCACTGACTCCCTCCCGTTACCCCGACACTGCCGCCTCCAGTCAAGACGCCCAGGCTGCCGAGTCCTCCGCTGCCTCCTCCGGCATCGGAGGGAAGCTTGCTGGTCCTTTGATTCCAGCAGCAGTTGCATCGACCCTCAGAGCACATGAACCCAGGACCCTTGGAGGGGTCGTggctcaggttgttgagattgGAGAGCTCGGTATTGTTGAAGATCCTCTGGCGGCTCGTGAGGCTCGACACGACGCTGGACGCCAGAGCTTGAGGTTTGAACTGTTTGTGCAGCGAAGAATGAACCGCACATGGTCTTGAGTTCATCTTCTGGGTGTTTTCCGTCTCCTTCTCGGGGTCTCTGTCCGGCCTGGTCATAAACATCACTCTCGGCAAGAGCCCCAGGAACACCCGGCGGACCCAGCAGGGCATCGTGTGCGTCTTGGGCGTGCGGTAGTGCACGTTGAGGACGAAGACGGTGATGACGATGGAGAGCGTGACGAAGATCATGGTGAAGAGGAGATACTCCCCGATCAGCGGGATGACGAGCGAGGTGGACGGGATGGTTTCCGTTATCACCAGGAGGAAGACGGTCAAGGAGAGCAGGACGGAGATGCACAGGGTGACCTTCTCGCCGCAGTCCGACGGCAGGTAGAAGACCAGGACGGTGAGGAAAGAGATGAGGAGGCAGGGGATGATCATGTTGATGGTGTAGAACAGCGGCAGGCGGCGGATGTAGAGCGAGTAGGTGATGTCCGTGTAGATCTCCTCGCAGCAGTTGTACTTGATGTCATGCTTGTAGCCCGGCGCGTCGATGATGACCCACTCGCCGCTCTCCCAGAAGTCCTTGAGGTTGATGGTGGACCCGATGAGAACCAGGTCGATCTTGGCCTTGTCGTACGTCCACGAGCCGAACTTCATGGTGCAGTTTTGGTAGTCGAAGGGGAAGTAGGTGACGTCGATCTTGCAGGAGCTTTTGAATATGGCCGGCGGGATCCAGGTGACGTCGCCGTTGTACCGGAGCAGCGCTTTCGTCTTGTCATCCACCTGGAAGTCTCCCACTGCGCTGCAGAGACGAACAgacaacacagacagaaaaaaatacaaaggaTTTTTAAGTGTATTCAAGTCTATTCTTTGGTTGATCTTTCAAATCTGTTTTTTACTAACAgtttttgtcatcatttttttgtggagttcatactgattttattttttgccaccACTCCTGTCACAAGTGGTGTCAGAACAACCACCTCTGAAATCCTCGTAatttcactgtgttttctgTCTTGAGTCTTTAGGATTTTCTGTCGTGGGcatttttcctcctcagtgtAAATTCTGAGCCTTTTTCAGATGTATTAACTCCTATACTTTCTTAGACATTTCTCAGGATTCTTTTGAGAGTCTTCCATTTGTGATTTTTCTCTTGTTACTAAGCTGTGTTTCAACGATTTCAGCTGAGTTTGTGCCCTTCTCCTATAATTTGTCATGATATATTTTACTCGTTTTTAgggcttcttttcttttttaaagataaTATTTCTCTGATTGACGACTTCTcagaagaaacattagaaaacaaataaaataaaataaaatggcataAAAGGAAGAGAATGTGTTGCAATGAATATTAggtcttttttctttaatatagtgtgtacatttactttttttttaaccaaatttCCACTGAAGATAGCGTGATAGGTGAAGCAGCAGTTCTGTGTTTCATcggtaaaatattatttaaattatattttaatatttaaatctcAGCCATAGAGTCCCACAACCTCATCTGAGTTACAGGTGGAAGACGCTTCTCAAAGCCTCACTTTCAGAGCACTAGAGATGGCTGTGTCTCTGCTCTATAGTCGACCGGAGCCCAGGCAGTTGAGTAAGTCACCAAATAATTGAATCCCGAGAGTAGAGGCCAAACAAACTTTGtccgtgtgtatgtgtgtgaatgatggTGGTCCTAGTACGgaccaatgaggcttcatgaaacagtgtccttcaTCAGAGTACGGTATGCTATTACATTTAAGCCAATACAATCTTTAGCTTTGAACTATTAGAGTTAAACTTTAGTTAAAATGTAGAGCACAACTAactgatgcttcatgaagcttcatcagcccatcacacgACTATCACCCGAGGAAGAACTGCAAACACAAAGCGAGTGAAATCCTCACTTGTTGTAAAGCACGATGTCAGGTTTCCAAATCCTGTTGGACGGCACTCGGATGAACTCCACTCCTCCGAAATCTTTGGGGTTCCACTTCAGCTTGTAGTCATTCCAGATctgaagaaaaccaagaaaaccAAACAATGGGTTTCAGACAGACGGGGGCCACACGCTAAACGGCATAAGATATTGTACGTTTTTCaccattcattatttttcacatCTTAAATATAATGCATTAGGGTTTTTttagatgtttattttcttgttctcatttttttttttttaaactgttttgaTGAGTGatattttaaagacatttttcttttgaaataaaGTTCCTTTATATTAGATTTATATAATACTGTATTAAATATAATTCATTCAGTTACCATGATATTCaagatgttatttttatttttatttattggaatGTTAATGTCATGGTGTAATTGCATGTTTTCCTCTTTATAACACTTAACACTTCTGTTACAGAAAGTAACAGAATTTAAGTAACATTTAAGATTATGTTGCTTCTGTCCTTCTGTGTATCTGCTTGACGGCCCCACACACAATAAAGTGTGGTTTGAGAGCTGCGATCTGGCCGCTGACTGTGGTTCCTATAAGCATCTTGAAGCATCACCCCGCCCTCACAACTTTACACATGAGCAGGACAGGTCCATCATTTACTGCATGGGACGTTTAAACCGACCTCTTTATTCAAATTGCTCATAAAAGCAGGTCGTCGGAAACGCAGAGTGTCGCTGAAGAGCCAACCGTTTACGAGGGGATTTACGAGGCTTTTAGGGCGGCGCTTTTGTTGCAACTTCTCGCCGCGAGGGTCATAAAGCACAGCAGGAAGTCTGCCTCGGGAGTCTTCACTTAATTAAGACACAGTGAGAGATGCCGCTCAGTTTGGGCGGATGGGAGGAGCCTTTTATCCCAGCCACAGACTGTCTTACGCCATGAAGCTCAAACTCTGGCTTCAGCACCTGCGACTTTCCATCCACGACTAGCACATGAACAAGGGCTCACTGCACTTAGCATAATGTTGCGGAGAAAGCAGCGCAGTATAACAAGCCATCCATGAAATCCAACAATGACTCATTTCCTTTGCTTGACTGGATGAACAGGTTATTTGAAAGAGAAGGGAGGTTGCGAAACTTTGGATTTAACACCGTCATGTACCGTCACGTCACGTGTGACTGCTACAtggttcagtcacatgacccggTGTCACTTCTTCAGAACCCTGAATTTCTCTAGAAAGGAAATTCAATTTGATCTTGACTGAGATGACATTTGAAACAGATACAAAACATGTGATTTGCCATTAATTGTGAGTTAACAGAGAGAATCGTGGGGCAACTCATAAAAGGAGACAGTTTTGCTGGCATTTTGAAGACAATATGAGAGTCCAACACACCAGGCTGAGTCCGTCTCACAGAGAGAATCCTACCTCAGTTCATGAATCAGACATGAGTTGCTGAGACTGAGTTGAAAAACAAGCCTCTTGTCCTATTAATTTTGCAGACTTATGCTGAattaccgtaaattccagactatacaGCGCAtcagaatattagctgcactcTCTGGACTTAAGAAGGAagatagatcttgttcatacgtaAGTTGCAGCAGTCCATAAGTTGTAGTGGTGcagtctgcgccgtagaaaggtccgTGGTTCACccgcttaaaaatgcatgaggatcactcaCTCAGTATggagagtgactcatgaaagaacctgggcaatgttctgaacttgaatcatgaactcctctaatcttttattgacattaaaagcACTcacaatgcactgttttcacccacgtgtgtcgacaccacagctggtctcagctgctgcttctcgtctctgttCTCCAGTAGATTGGCTCTGTGGGCCGAGCTGCTGATAAACGGGCGAagacagtgcattttgagcgctttagggtaaataaaacgcctgcgATTTCAGCAGTCTGATgggacaaggctcaatattatggcagcatgatgctctttaagccacagggttcagacaaCAAGAAAAAAGTTGCACAGTCGGTACACGCCCCAGAAACAGAAAGCGCTATCTGCTGCACAGCTTGATTCATGTTGAGTCATGTTGTGAAAAAGGTTGCAATAAAGAATTTGCTCGATAACCGTTTCATTAGTTATTTAAGTCATAAGaatcatttatttgtattatttaaagGAACATTTGACCTTGAcactgtcatgattccgcttttattttggttccttgagtcctgttttactttctccctgttttcttcctgttcctgtggcacacggctggagccagtcaacccctgatcacctgtgtataacaACACCTCAccactccagcaacatgtgccagatcgaccTCATTGGTGCCCACTGGTAATCTGCTTTGTTCGTTCTTT harbors:
- the chrna3 gene encoding neuronal acetylcholine receptor subunit alpha-3, translating into MMGSRFHPPWFCLFLLILCQGSEGSEAEHRLFSVIFSSYNPFIRPVENVSDPVVVQFEVSMSQLVKVDEINQIMETNLWLRHIWNDYKLKWNPKDFGGVEFIRVPSNRIWKPDIVLYNNAVGDFQVDDKTKALLRYNGDVTWIPPAIFKSSCKIDVTYFPFDYQNCTMKFGSWTYDKAKIDLVLIGSTINLKDFWESGEWVIIDAPGYKHDIKYNCCEEIYTDITYSLYIRRLPLFYTINMIIPCLLISFLTVLVFYLPSDCGEKVTLCISVLLSLTVFLLVITETIPSTSLVIPLIGEYLLFTMIFVTLSIVITVFVLNVHYRTPKTHTMPCWVRRVFLGLLPRVMFMTRPDRDPEKETENTQKMNSRPCAVHSSLHKQFKPQALASSVVSSLTSRQRIFNNTELSNLNNLSHDPSKGPGFMCSEGRCNCCWNQRTSKLPSDAGGGSGGLGSLGVLTGGGSVGVTGGSQCSSSESLNGGLMTLLPLSPEVRDAIESVKYIAENMRLQNEAKEVQDDWKYVAMVIDRIFLWVFVLVCILGTAGLFLQPLLLGEEI